One Trichocoleus desertorum ATA4-8-CV12 genomic region harbors:
- a CDS encoding ABC transporter ATP-binding protein, with protein MAKELAIRTRGLTKQFDRHIAVHDLDLEVEMGEVYGLIGPNGAGKTTLIRMLAAAEEPTTGEIFINGDRLLRDHSNPNLKQRLGYLPDDFPLYDDLTVWDYLDYFARLYRLRDPRRTRRLRDVLELVQLSHKRNSAIATLSRGMKQRLSLARTIIHEPILLLLDEPVSGLDPIARMQFREIIKVLREAGMTILISSHVLSDLAELCTSVGIMELGYLVESASLKDLYRRLSRQQIVLATLGSLEALQAELRNYSSVEGYGCDA; from the coding sequence ATGGCAAAAGAATTGGCGATTCGGACTCGTGGGTTGACTAAGCAGTTTGACCGTCACATTGCCGTCCACGATTTAGATTTAGAAGTTGAAATGGGGGAAGTTTACGGCCTGATTGGGCCGAATGGAGCTGGAAAAACTACCCTGATTCGTATGTTGGCGGCAGCAGAAGAACCCACCACAGGCGAAATTTTTATCAATGGCGATCGCCTGTTGCGAGACCATAGCAACCCCAACTTAAAGCAACGGCTGGGCTACTTGCCAGATGACTTTCCGCTCTACGATGACTTAACGGTTTGGGACTACCTCGACTACTTTGCGCGGCTTTACCGTTTGCGAGACCCCCGGCGGACTCGACGCTTACGCGATGTCTTGGAACTGGTGCAACTCAGCCACAAGAGAAACAGCGCGATCGCGACCTTATCTCGTGGCATGAAACAGCGGCTCAGCCTAGCCCGCACCATCATTCATGAACCGATTCTGCTACTGCTAGATGAGCCTGTATCGGGTCTTGACCCCATTGCCCGGATGCAGTTTCGCGAAATCATTAAGGTTTTGCGCGAAGCGGGTATGACAATTTTGATTTCGTCACACGTCCTCAGCGACTTAGCCGAGCTTTGTACCTCGGTTGGGATTATGGAGCTGGGCTATTTGGTCGAAAGTGCTTCTCTCAAAGACCTATATCGTCGTCTGAGTCGGCAACAAATTGTGCTGGCAACGCTAGGGAGCTTGGAGGCATTGCAGGCGGAGTTGAGAAATTACTCCTCGGTCGAAGGTTACGGGTGTGATGCGTAA
- a CDS encoding DUF2252 domain-containing protein produces MTRAPLVERIQQFNQGRDPQLLHRKYKTMQRNPFAFLRGTCHLFYQDWPIAADLNQSPLTWICGDLHLENFGTFKGDNRLTYFDLNDFDEAVLAPCTWDLARFLASIFVGANALGLSETEAIALANCFLTSYKQALLFGKAGWVERGTATGLVQELLNQLRQRKRQDFLNSRTEVKGSTRRIRLDGKRALPIASAERKKITALIEKFRVQQAKPKFFKLLDVAQRAAGTGSLGIERYILLVVGHGSPDDNYLLDLKQAQTSALQPYLTAPQPQWQNEAERIVSVHQRVQASSPALLRTLAQGDKSFVLTELQPFENRVNLEANRGRLKRLEKVVVTMGEVVAWGQLRSGGRQGSAIADELIDFAQQQTWPATVMDYARHYSQQVAQDWREFREALKDGVVEQPNLETTAVARS; encoded by the coding sequence ATGACCCGTGCCCCCCTGGTTGAGCGCATTCAGCAATTTAATCAAGGCCGCGATCCGCAACTGCTGCACCGCAAATATAAAACGATGCAACGAAACCCGTTTGCCTTTTTGCGGGGCACTTGCCATTTGTTTTATCAAGATTGGCCGATCGCTGCTGATCTCAATCAATCCCCTTTAACTTGGATTTGTGGCGATCTGCACCTAGAAAACTTTGGCACGTTTAAGGGGGACAACCGCTTAACTTATTTTGATCTCAATGATTTTGATGAAGCAGTGCTCGCTCCCTGTACTTGGGACTTGGCGCGGTTTCTCGCCAGCATTTTTGTCGGTGCCAATGCCTTGGGCCTCAGCGAAACAGAGGCGATCGCTCTTGCTAATTGTTTTTTAACTAGTTATAAGCAAGCGCTGCTGTTTGGTAAAGCAGGCTGGGTAGAGCGGGGAACGGCGACTGGTTTAGTCCAAGAGTTATTGAATCAGTTAAGGCAGCGTAAACGCCAAGATTTTCTGAACAGCCGCACCGAAGTAAAGGGCAGCACCCGCCGCATTCGCTTAGATGGCAAACGAGCCTTGCCAATTGCCAGCGCTGAGCGCAAGAAAATTACTGCCTTAATCGAGAAATTCAGGGTGCAGCAAGCTAAACCCAAGTTTTTTAAGCTGCTGGATGTGGCCCAACGAGCAGCAGGTACAGGCAGTTTGGGCATAGAGCGCTATATCTTACTCGTTGTCGGTCATGGCTCACCTGATGACAATTACCTACTGGATCTCAAGCAAGCTCAGACTTCTGCCTTGCAGCCTTATTTAACGGCACCGCAACCTCAATGGCAAAATGAGGCGGAGCGGATTGTCTCAGTTCATCAACGAGTGCAAGCAAGCTCACCCGCTCTCCTGAGGACGCTGGCGCAGGGTGATAAATCTTTTGTTTTAACGGAACTCCAACCCTTTGAAAACCGAGTCAATTTGGAGGCCAATCGCGGCAGGCTGAAGCGATTAGAAAAAGTAGTCGTGACTATGGGCGAGGTTGTGGCTTGGGGGCAACTGCGGAGTGGAGGGCGGCAAGGCTCGGCGATCGCCGATGAGCTGATTGACTTTGCCCAACAACAAACCTGGCCAGCCACAGTGATGGATTACGCCCGACATTATAGTCAGCAAGTAGCGCAAGACTGGCGCGAGTTCCGTGAAGCCCTTAAAGACGGCGTGGTTGAGCAGCCTAATCTGGAAACAACGGCGGTTGCGCGTTCATAG
- the leuB gene encoding 3-isopropylmalate dehydrogenase, whose translation MAQQYRITLLPGDGIGPEIMAVSVDVLKVVGQQLNLEFDFQSALIGGAAIDATGAPLPPETLETCRNSDAVLLAAIGGYKWDTLPRNLRPETGLLELRAGLELFANLRPAKILPQLIDASSLKREVVEGIDIMVVRELTGGVYFGQPKGIFATESGEKRGVNTMAYTESEIDRIAKVAFETAQKRGKKLCSVDKANVLDVSQLWRDRVTQLATEYADVELSHMYVDNAAMQLVRWPKQFDTIVTSNLFGDILSDAAAMLTGSIGMLPSASLGASGPGVYEPVHGSAPDIAGQDKANPIAQVLSAAMMLRYGLNQPVAADRIEQAVMQVLDQDYRTGDIMSEGKTLVGCRKMGEVLIQALERAE comes from the coding sequence ATGGCACAGCAGTACCGAATTACCCTTCTACCTGGCGATGGCATCGGCCCTGAAATCATGGCAGTGTCGGTAGACGTGCTGAAAGTTGTAGGTCAGCAGCTCAATCTAGAATTTGATTTTCAATCCGCTTTGATTGGCGGAGCTGCGATCGATGCCACAGGCGCACCCCTGCCGCCAGAAACCCTTGAAACTTGTCGCAATAGCGATGCCGTCCTACTCGCTGCAATTGGGGGTTACAAGTGGGATACGTTACCTCGAAACTTGCGGCCCGAAACTGGATTACTCGAACTACGAGCAGGTCTAGAACTGTTTGCCAACTTGCGTCCTGCCAAGATTTTGCCCCAGTTAATTGATGCTTCTAGCCTCAAGCGCGAAGTCGTGGAAGGCATTGACATCATGGTGGTACGAGAACTGACGGGTGGGGTTTATTTTGGTCAGCCCAAAGGTATTTTTGCTACAGAATCTGGCGAGAAGCGTGGCGTCAATACAATGGCTTACACCGAGTCAGAAATCGATCGCATCGCCAAGGTAGCGTTTGAAACCGCCCAGAAGCGGGGCAAAAAACTATGCTCTGTCGATAAAGCCAATGTGCTCGATGTTTCGCAGTTGTGGCGCGATCGCGTGACCCAGTTGGCGACTGAGTATGCAGATGTAGAACTTTCGCACATGTACGTGGATAACGCGGCGATGCAGTTAGTTCGCTGGCCCAAACAGTTCGACACCATCGTTACTAGTAACTTGTTTGGCGATATTCTTTCCGACGCTGCTGCCATGTTGACAGGTAGCATCGGCATGTTGCCCTCTGCCAGTTTGGGCGCTTCTGGGCCTGGGGTGTATGAACCAGTCCACGGCTCCGCGCCCGACATTGCAGGACAAGACAAAGCCAACCCGATCGCTCAAGTTTTGAGTGCAGCTATGATGCTACGCTACGGATTGAATCAACCTGTAGCAGCCGATCGCATTGAACAAGCTGTAATGCAGGTGCTCGACCAAGACTACCGCACCGGAGACATTATGTCTGAAGGCAAAACTCTAGTAGGCTGCCGGAAGATGGGGGAGGTTTTGATCCAAGCACTTGAAAGGGCTGAGTAG
- a CDS encoding prepilin peptidase, translating to MDTLFTVLTALIAFALGASIGSFLNVVVYRLPAGLSVLWPPSRCPQCSHRLGKQDNVPVLGWLWLRGRCRYCESPISPRYPLVEAATGALFVLVFLIFGFSVQTLGYWTFVSWLLALSLIDLDTMTLPEPLTRSGLLVGLGFQVAVGSVLSFSVAPVVNQLMVGVIGAVLGLWLLNLITLAGSIALGQEAMGAGDAKLAAMMGAWLGWKYFLLAGFLACAVGAFVGGGAMAFGWLGRRQQMPFGPFLALGALIAALWGEAIISGYLQLFFPSL from the coding sequence ATGGACACTCTGTTTACAGTTCTCACCGCTCTGATTGCCTTTGCCCTCGGTGCCTCTATCGGCAGCTTTCTAAATGTTGTCGTCTATCGCTTACCCGCAGGCTTATCCGTTCTTTGGCCGCCTTCACGCTGTCCTCAGTGCTCACACCGTCTAGGTAAGCAAGATAATGTTCCGGTTTTAGGCTGGCTGTGGCTACGCGGACGTTGCCGTTACTGCGAAAGCCCTATCTCTCCCCGGTACCCCTTGGTAGAAGCCGCAACGGGTGCCCTTTTTGTGCTGGTTTTTCTAATTTTTGGTTTTTCCGTCCAAACTTTGGGCTACTGGACCTTTGTCAGTTGGCTGCTAGCCCTATCCCTGATTGACTTGGATACCATGACCCTGCCAGAACCGCTCACTCGATCCGGTTTGTTGGTGGGGTTAGGTTTCCAAGTTGCGGTTGGCTCGGTTCTGAGCTTTAGCGTGGCTCCAGTCGTGAACCAACTGATGGTAGGGGTAATCGGTGCAGTTCTGGGGCTGTGGCTACTCAACCTCATTACTCTAGCTGGGTCGATCGCGCTGGGCCAAGAAGCGATGGGAGCGGGCGATGCCAAACTAGCTGCCATGATGGGCGCTTGGCTTGGTTGGAAATATTTTTTGCTGGCGGGATTTTTGGCTTGTGCAGTGGGTGCTTTTGTGGGGGGTGGAGCGATGGCTTTTGGCTGGTTGGGACGGCGTCAACAAATGCCTTTTGGCCCTTTTCTAGCGTTGGGGGCTTTGATTGCAGCATTATGGGGTGAAGCCATTATCTCAGGCTATTTGCAGCTATTTTTTCCCTCGCTCTAA
- a CDS encoding DUF2007 domain-containing protein: MSWITLRTTSTRWEAEIMQQVLAAHQIPARVLDLGVAPYLGLGSPAALQVRVEDQWTALLLISPLEEEQTEG, translated from the coding sequence GTGTCATGGATCACATTACGGACAACGAGTACCCGTTGGGAAGCAGAAATTATGCAGCAGGTTCTAGCTGCTCATCAAATTCCAGCTCGGGTGCTTGATTTAGGTGTTGCGCCTTATCTAGGGCTAGGAAGTCCTGCTGCTTTACAAGTGCGTGTCGAAGACCAATGGACAGCCTTACTCCTCATTAGTCCCCTGGAGGAAGAGCAAACAGAGGGATAA
- the accD gene encoding acetyl-CoA carboxylase, carboxyltransferase subunit beta, producing the protein MSLFDWFANRRKAEPTSKERQEREIADGLWTKCESCGALTYTKDLRANQMVCLECNHHIRVFSDERIGQLIDANTWLPLDTAIRPIDPLKFRDRKGYGDRLREMQDKTSLPDGVQTGLGQLEGLPVALGVMDFRFMGGSMGSVVGEKFTRLIERATRERLPVMLVCASGGARMQEGMLSLMQMAKISGALERHREARLLYIPILTHPTTGGVTASFAMLGDIILAEPKATIGFAGRRVVEQTLREKLPDNFQTAEYLLEHGFVDAIVPRTQLKKTLAQLIRLHQPAPAASHFVHLPEAVSLSSANPL; encoded by the coding sequence ATGTCTCTATTTGATTGGTTTGCGAATCGACGAAAAGCAGAGCCGACCAGCAAGGAACGGCAAGAACGAGAAATTGCCGATGGGCTTTGGACTAAGTGTGAGTCGTGCGGTGCTCTGACTTACACCAAAGACCTGCGGGCAAATCAGATGGTTTGCTTAGAGTGCAATCACCACATTCGAGTCTTCAGTGACGAGCGCATCGGCCAACTCATTGATGCCAACACTTGGCTACCCCTAGACACGGCAATTCGTCCGATTGACCCCCTGAAGTTTCGCGATCGCAAGGGCTACGGCGATCGCCTTCGGGAAATGCAAGATAAAACGAGCCTACCAGACGGCGTGCAGACTGGGCTGGGACAACTGGAAGGCTTACCCGTCGCGCTGGGAGTTATGGACTTCCGGTTTATGGGTGGCAGCATGGGTTCAGTCGTGGGCGAGAAATTTACCCGCCTGATTGAACGAGCCACGCGGGAGCGGTTGCCAGTCATGCTCGTGTGCGCCTCTGGCGGAGCCCGGATGCAAGAAGGCATGCTCAGCTTGATGCAGATGGCTAAAATCTCTGGTGCCTTAGAACGGCATCGAGAAGCGCGGCTACTCTATATCCCGATCTTGACTCATCCCACGACCGGCGGCGTCACTGCTAGCTTTGCCATGCTCGGCGACATCATTTTGGCAGAACCGAAAGCCACTATTGGTTTTGCGGGCAGACGGGTGGTTGAGCAAACGCTGCGAGAGAAACTCCCCGATAATTTCCAAACCGCTGAATATTTGCTGGAACATGGCTTTGTAGACGCGATCGTGCCCCGAACCCAGCTCAAGAAAACCCTGGCGCAACTGATTCGGCTACACCAACCTGCCCCGGCTGCTTCACACTTTGTGCATTTACCCGAAGCTGTTTCCCTCAGTTCTGCAAATCCCTTGTGA
- the psbV gene encoding cytochrome c-550 gives MLKRYIWLAVATVFFAFQTFIGSANAAELDAAIRTVPSSEGQNVVLSLKEVQEGKRLFNYACGQCHVGGGTKTDPNVGLDPEALALATPPRTNIEALVDYMHNPTTYDGAESIAELHPSTQSTDIFPKMRNLTEDDLVAIAGHILLQPKIVGQKWGGGKIYY, from the coding sequence ATGCTTAAAAGATACATTTGGCTTGCTGTGGCCACTGTATTTTTCGCCTTCCAAACCTTTATCGGCAGTGCTAATGCAGCTGAACTAGATGCAGCTATCCGCACTGTCCCAAGTAGCGAAGGTCAAAATGTTGTTTTGAGCTTAAAGGAAGTTCAAGAAGGGAAACGCTTATTTAACTACGCTTGTGGACAATGTCATGTAGGCGGCGGCACCAAGACTGACCCTAACGTGGGTCTTGATCCGGAGGCTCTGGCTCTAGCAACTCCACCTCGTACCAATATCGAGGCACTGGTGGATTACATGCACAATCCCACCACCTACGACGGGGCTGAATCTATTGCTGAGCTGCATCCTAGCACTCAAAGCACTGATATCTTCCCCAAGATGAGAAACCTGACCGAGGATGACCTCGTGGCGATCGCGGGTCATATTCTCCTACAACCCAAGATCGTTGGCCAAAAATGGGGCGGTGGCAAAATTTACTATTAA
- the psbV2 gene encoding photosystem II cytochrome PsbV2 gives MLGSRFSVRPLLAILMVWLGIILLASPAQAAGDPYVSQYLRVTEPVAVDLDGSQTRLFAPDDFGVGKRLFENNCKNCHLGGTTLPNPPVSLSLAALQGAVPQRDNINNLVDYLRQPMTYDGTEENYVCRQVSESWLPQEQVEKLAAFILRAAQKAPGWGTSDF, from the coding sequence ATGCTAGGTTCACGCTTTTCAGTTCGCCCTTTACTCGCAATTTTGATGGTTTGGCTAGGCATTATTTTGTTGGCTAGCCCCGCTCAAGCCGCTGGAGATCCTTACGTCTCCCAGTATTTGCGAGTCACTGAGCCTGTCGCGGTAGATCTAGATGGGAGTCAAACTCGTTTGTTTGCACCGGACGACTTTGGGGTGGGTAAACGTTTATTTGAAAACAACTGTAAGAACTGTCATTTGGGCGGCACTACCCTACCCAATCCGCCGGTGTCCTTGTCGCTGGCTGCTTTGCAGGGAGCAGTTCCCCAGCGAGACAACATCAATAATTTGGTTGATTATTTGCGCCAACCAATGACCTATGATGGCACCGAGGAAAACTACGTCTGTCGCCAGGTGTCAGAGAGCTGGCTACCTCAGGAGCAGGTGGAAAAACTTGCTGCTTTTATTCTCAGAGCGGCTCAAAAAGCACCTGGTTGGGGTACCAGTGACTTCTGA
- a CDS encoding c-type cytochrome — protein sequence MRKLLSIVLVAIAMFAVGFGRPALAGDAANGAKVFSANCAACHMGGNNVIMANKTLKKDALAQFGMNSVEAITNQVKNGKNAMPAFGGRLSDSQIDDVATYVLEQSEKGW from the coding sequence TTGAGAAAGCTATTGTCTATCGTCTTGGTGGCGATCGCAATGTTCGCTGTTGGTTTCGGTCGTCCTGCCCTCGCAGGTGATGCAGCGAATGGTGCCAAAGTGTTCAGTGCTAACTGTGCTGCCTGCCATATGGGCGGTAACAACGTCATTATGGCTAACAAGACCCTGAAGAAGGACGCTTTGGCCCAATTTGGCATGAACTCTGTTGAAGCCATCACCAACCAAGTGAAGAATGGTAAGAATGCCATGCCCGCTTTCGGTGGCCGCCTCAGTGATTCACAAATTGATGATGTGGCAACCTACGTTCTAGAACAATCTGAAAAGGGTTGGTAA
- a CDS encoding rhomboid family intramembrane serine protease, producing MVPLRDDNPTIITPYVTYALIVANILVFLFELSLAPGQLERFFYTWAVVPRELTASFSGQSVSAGPAEWLTLFSSQFLHGGFLHIAGNMLFLWIFGNNVEDRLGHIKYLIFYLACGALAALTQWFFSPNSAVPSLGASGAIAGVMGAYILKYPKASVLTLLPLGFFITTVRIPAFFFLGWWFVQQAFYGAASLNAPTNIGMQGGGVAYWAHAGGFVFGAVLGPLLGLFSSDPEAKAL from the coding sequence GTGGTTCCACTTCGTGATGACAACCCGACGATAATCACGCCCTACGTTACCTACGCCCTTATTGTTGCGAATATTTTAGTTTTTCTATTTGAGTTAAGTTTAGCTCCAGGCCAGTTAGAGAGGTTCTTTTATACTTGGGCTGTCGTTCCTAGGGAATTAACTGCAAGCTTTTCGGGCCAATCTGTTAGTGCTGGACCAGCGGAATGGCTGACTTTGTTTAGTTCGCAGTTCCTGCATGGTGGATTCCTTCATATTGCAGGCAACATGCTGTTTCTCTGGATTTTTGGCAACAACGTCGAAGATCGCCTAGGCCATATTAAATATTTAATTTTTTATCTGGCTTGCGGAGCTTTGGCAGCTTTAACTCAGTGGTTTTTCTCACCTAATTCTGCTGTTCCTTCGCTGGGGGCAAGTGGTGCGATCGCCGGGGTGATGGGAGCCTATATTTTGAAGTATCCTAAAGCCTCAGTTTTGACCCTACTGCCTCTGGGCTTCTTTATTACTACCGTCCGCATCCCAGCTTTCTTCTTCTTAGGTTGGTGGTTTGTCCAGCAAGCCTTTTATGGAGCGGCCAGCCTCAATGCCCCAACCAACATTGGCATGCAAGGAGGCGGCGTCGCTTACTGGGCCCATGCGGGTGGTTTTGTCTTCGGAGCCGTTTTAGGGCCTTTACTCGGACTTTTTTCCTCCGATCCAGAAGCCAAAGCTCTATAA